The genomic DNA TCCATTCCTTCCATCCGGACCTCCCGTTGCAACCGGTCTGGGGTTTCAACGGTCATTCGCCGGGTCCTGCCTACCACGCACGCTACGGCCGGCCGGTCATCCTGCGGAATTGGAATCTGCTTCCGGAAGTGTCGGACAAGGCCCCCAAAGACCCCGCAAAGGCGAAGGCGCATGAGTTCGGCTGCCATTTCGTCTCGACCCATCTGCACAACGGCCACACCGCACCCGAGAGCGACGGGAATCCGCGCAACTTTTGGAAGAACAGGTCGTTCTACGACCAGTGTTACGCGAACCAGTATGCGGGCTACGATCTGGACCCGCGTGTCCGCGACGGCTTCTCTGCCGCGGGCGATCCCAGCGAGGCGTTAGGGACCCTGTGGTATCACGACCATATGCACGATGCGACGGCGGCCAATGTGTATAAGGGCCTCACGGGTATGTTCCTCCTATTCGACGAACTGGATTCCGGCAACGAACTTGACCCGAGTCCTATGGCGCTACGGTTGCCGAGTGGGGAATATGATGTGCCAATTCTGCTGACGGACAAAGTGTTCGATCCGGCCGACGGCCTGCTCTACCTCGACACCACCAATACGGCCGGCGTCGTAGGCGACAAGGTGTTGGTGAACGGCGTGATTCAGCCCTATTTCCAGGTTGCCAGGCGCAAATATCGGTTCCGGTTCCTCAACGCCGGTCCCTCACGGTTTTACCAGCTCTTTCTCAGTCACGGCATGACCTTCACGCAGATTTCCAATGACGGGAATTTGTTGGAGCGTCCGGTCGAACGGCAGACGCCGACACGCTTGGGGGCGGCCGAACGGATCGATGTCATCATCGATTTTTCCAAAGCTAAGATGGGCGACCAGATTTGTCTTGAGAATCGATTGCGCCACATCAATGGGGCGAAGCCGGCTGATGTCGAAAGCAATGGCGTACCGTTGCTGCGCTTCGACGTGGTGCGCGATGCTCCAGACCCCAGCCGTGTGCCCGAGGTGTTGCGCAAACGGCCGGATGTGTCGCACGAAGTGCTGCGTTGCCAGGGCAAGCGGGAGTTCATCTTTAATCGCGGGAATAGCATGTGGACGGTCAACGGGCGTCCCTACAAGGACGGGCAAGTGGTCGCACATGTGCAGCGCAACTCTGCCGAAATCTGGACCTTCAAGAACGGCGGAGGCGGGTGGGATCATCCGATCCATGTTCACCACAACGAGTTTCTGTTGCTGAAACGAAACGGGCTGCCCGTGGCGGATATCGAAGCGGGGCGGAAAGATGTCGTGCGGTTGGATCCGGGGGGCGAGGTCGAATTGCTGATGCGGTTCCGTGATTTTGTAGGGCAGTACCCCATCCACTGCCATAACGTCTTGCATGAAGACCATGCCATGATGGCCATGTTCGAGATACAGGACAAAAACGACTTGCCCTGTCCGGATAAAGATGGGCCGACGGAAGATGGCGAACGTCCGGGCTGCCACCACGGGAATGGACATGGGCACTGACAGGGACACTCTGTTTATCGGCTGCGGTGCCCCCCGCCACTGTGGGAGTATCCGCTGCCAGGTCCAGGGTATTTGCCGGAAGGGCGTGAGCTCACCGATGGACTCTGTTGCGGGATCGAAGGCGCGGTATGAATGTTCGAAGGGCTGGGGCGCCAGAAATGGGACGGGTGCAACTGGTAGGGCTGCGGCTGCGGTGCAGACCGGTGCATCACCGGTGGAATGGAGCGCGGTGTGGGAATGGTCACGATGTCTCCCACTTTGGCTGGTAGGCCCTGCTGGTTGAGCAACGGTGGCGCGTGACGACTCTGCATCGATGGTGATGGCACGAGCAACGAGCGGCGCAGCGTGGGATTGAAGGCGTGAGCCGGGGCCGGTACGAGCGCGCCGTTTTGCGCCGCAATGGTCTGTTGTGCCTGCGCGAGGTGGCGATGCCGGGGAGAGAGGCGCTGTGCCTGGAGTAGTAAGCCGTTGATCCCAGGTCCTGCGATCCAGGGATAGGAATAGAAGCCGAGTGTTGGGTATGCCCAGCTGGTCCAGGCCTGTGAGACAAGGGCATTGGCCTGCAGGTCGTTCAGCATGTCGTCACGTTGGCGGCTGAGTTGCTGGACTTCCTCCGCCGATGGGGCGGCGGCGAGGGCGCGGTTGGTGGCATCGAGCTGTTCCTGTAGTCGGTCGGTTTCGGCCCGGAGGACCGTGAGTTCCAACATGGCGCTGTCGTTTTCCCGCAAGGCCGCAATGGCCTGTGCGACTTCATGCGGGTCGATCTCTGCCGTCAACTCAGCGCGGATCACGATACTCTCGTTCTCGACCCTGGTCGTGATGGTTTCCTCCAACACCGTGACGATGCCTGCCGTGTAACTCCGGATGTCATCACGTGTGAGGTTCATGTCGCGCACTTCCGTGACACGTTCCAGATACGTGGCCACCTGTTCGAGCGCGTCTCTCTTGGCGGCTTCGACCGCCAGACGCGCGCCATCCGTGCGGGTGTCGTGATCGCCCAAGCGATATTCGCCGCTGGCTGTGACGATGCGGGAATCGGCGGAGCGCGTCGGTGATTCGGCAACGGCGCGAGGCGGAGCAGAGGAAGCGGCTGGAGGCCTGTCGAGCTCCTGTGATGTCAGCCTGTTTCGATATTGTTCGGGGACGGACTCGAGTTGGTTCGTAAAGGTTTGAACACCGGCCTCGTCGGTGTAGGTATAAATCGAGGCCCGGCTGTCTGGTGCGGTAATGACGTGGGTGGAGACCCCGAGAAGAAAGAGAACCGACAGTGTCAGCCCACTGTGGGAGAGAGACATGGTGATCCCCCGTCTAGTTACGAATTCAGGATAACACAGCATCAGATCGGGATTCCGCAAGGAGGGGCTTTGATAAGTTGGCGGCAGAAGGGGAGGGTTTTGTCGTCTCCCATAGGCTCGACATATCGGCGAGGCATGGCCTGTCTCTTTTGCCGGGTAGAAAAGATCGGGCCTGAAGATTGGATGATTTCCCACGAGGAAACGGGTATTCTTCGACAACTTTTTATCCATCACACAGCGTGAATCCCTCTCTATGAGCCAGGCGCCTCTCATCATTGCCACCCTCATCGACCGGTTCGACCAGAATCGCGAGTCCTACAAGAGCCAGAGCTACAACGAAACCCAAGTGCGTCGAGAATTTCTCGACCCATTGTTCGAAGCGCTGGGCTGGGATGTCGCCAACAAGCAGGGTCATGCCGAGGCCTACAAAGATGTCATCCATGAAGATGCCATCAAGATCGGCGGCAACACCAAAGCGCCCGACTACTGCTTCCGCATCGGCGGCGCGCGTAAGTTTTTCCTGGAAGCTAAAAAACCGGCCGTGAATGTCAAAGAGGAAATTCCTCCGGCCTATCAGATCAGGCGCTACGCCTGGTCGGCCAAACTGCCGCTCTCGATCCTGACCGATTTCGAAGAATTCGCCGTCTACGATTGCCGCACACGCCCCAATCCGTCCGACAAGCCCAGTGCGGGACGCATTCTGTACCTTACCTATCGGGACTACCTGACCAAGTGGGATGCGATCGCTTCAATCTTCAGTAAGGAGGCCGTCCTTAAAGGCTCCTTCGACAAATATGCCGTCACTGATCGCAAACGGGGCACTGCCACCGTCGATGCCGAGTTTCTGAAGGAGATCGAGACCTGGCGGGAGGCGCTCGCCAAGAACCTCGCGCTCCGCAATCCGACGCTCTCCGTGTACGAGCTGAATTTTTCGGTGCAGCGCACCATCGATCGGCTCATCTTCCTCCGTATCGCCGAAGACCGAGGCATCGAACCCTATGCCCAACTCCAGGCTTTGCTCAACGGCCAGGACATCTACGGACGGCTACGCTACCTCTATGAGCAGGCCGACGATCGGTACAACTCCGGCCTCTTTCACTTCCAGTCCGAGAAAGGCCGGGCCGAAGCGCCAGACAAGCTGACTCCCAGCCTGAAGATCGACGACAAAACCCTCAAAGACATCATCGGGCGGCTCTACTATCCCAACAGTCCCTATGAATTCTCCGTGTTCCCCACCGAAATCCTGGGCCAGGTCTATGAGCAGTTTCTAGGGAAGGTCATTCGTCTCACGTCCGGGCATCAGGCCAAGATCGAAGAGAAGCCCGAGGTCAAGAAGGCCGGCGGCGTCTACTACACGCCCGCGTACATTGTCGACTACATCGTGAAGCAGACGGTCGGAGTGTTGTGCGACGGCAAGACGCCCAAGCAGATCGCCAAACTCACCGTCCTCGATCCGGCCTGCGGTTCGGGATCGTTCCTGCTCGGTGCCTATCGGTTTCTGCTCAATTATCACCGTGATTGGTATGTGAAAGACGGCCCGGAGAAGCACCGCAAAGAACTCTTTCAGGCGTCCAGCGGTGAGTGGCGGCTGACCACGCAGGAAAAGAAGCGGATTCTCCTGAACAACATCTACGGCGTGGACATCGACAGTCAGGCCGTGGAAGTGACGAAACTCAGTTTGTCGCTGAAGGTGTTGGAAGGTGAAAGCGACGAGACACTGAAACGGCAGCTATCCTTCGTCCACGATCGTGCGTTGCCGGACCTGGGGCAGAACATCAAGTGCGGCAACAGCCTCATCGGGCCGGATTATTTCGCGGGCCAGCTCATGCCGGACGATGAAGAAATGCGGCGCGTGAATCCGTTCGACTGGAAAGCCGAGTTTTCATCGATCATGAAGGTCGGCGGATTCGATGCCGTGATTGGGAATCCGCCGTATGTGCGTGTTGGCAATATTGACAAACTTCTACTCCCCTACCTTTACAAGAAGTACGAAGTTGCGCACCGATTTGATATCTACATTGTCTTTGTTCTGAAGGCCTATGAACTGCTGTCTGCCAAGGGCCGGCTAGGATTTATTTTGCCAAATAAGTTTTTCACTGCGGATTATGGGAAAAGTCTCCGGGCATTTCTCGCCTCCCGAAAAGCTCTTGAGACTGTGGTTGACTTTGGGGATTCTCAGGTGTTTGCAGGTGCTTCAACCTATACGTGTCTCCTATTCCTTGGGCGAGAATCACATGGCTCTGTTAGGTATTTGACTGCCCAAGCTGGCTCCCTTGCTTCAGAAAATGGAGAGGTCGGAGGCGTTGTAGTTGATCAAGCAAAACTCGGTGAAGATTCCTGGTCATTCTTAACTTCGTCCTCATCAAAGCTTTTAGAAAGGTTCAAGGCGTTTCCTTCGCTTGATGAGTTGTGTGAGATCGAGAGGGGGCTAGAAACCGGATGTGATGAGGTTTTCTTCCTGCAAGTCTCTTCCTGCGATGAAGCCAAGGACTGCTTGCTCGTAACATCGAAGGCAACCACTCGACCATTCAGTATCGAAAAGGCAATGGTTCGCGCATTGGTAAAAGGCTCAGCAGACATACGACGATACATTATTGAGGATGAAGGGCGAGCGCTGGTTTTCCCTTATAGTTGGAAGGAAGAGAGGCCTGTACTTATTGAGCCCGCATCGTTTGCAAAAGGTTTCCCCCTTGCCTGGAAGTACTTGAATGAAAATTCAACCCGCTTGAAGGGAAGAGGGAAAAGTGAGTGGTATGCGTTCAGGAGGCGGAACTACGACCTTCGTGACGGTGTGGCGCGCATATTCGTTCCGTCCATAGGAAGGCGCCTGTCAGCGGCACTTGATTCGAAAGGACATTTTCATTTTGTGGGAAGCGGTGGTGGAGGAGGCGGTTCTTACGGGCTCGTTGCCAAATCGCACACGGGCTATTCACTCCTCTACATTCTTGGAGCTCTCAACAGCAAACTAGGGGATTGGTTCGCGAAGGTGGCAAACTCACGATTTGGAGGCGGATATTACTCCTTTAACCGTCAGTACATTGAGCCTATTCCGATTCGGCCTATAGATTTTAAGGACTCGAACGACAAAGCTTCACATGATTATCTAGTCGCGCTCGTCCAGCGCATGCTGGAACTTCATCAGCGCCTCTACGACGCCAAGACACCTACGGACAAGGGCCGGCTGCAGCGTCAGATCGACGCGGCGGATCAGGAGATCGACCGGCTAGTCTATGACCTCTACGGCTTAACGGAAGAAGAGATCAAGATCGTGGAATCGGCCTCGGTTGCATCTTCATCCAAAGTGCAGGAGAATGACGGCCATGAATCAGAAGTCGAACCAACCGATCGACCTGGTACAGGCCGAGGAGCGTCTGCAACAGTGGCGGGCGCAGCACAATACTCCGGCGAAAGTGGCGGGGGCTCACCGGAAAGTCCTGCTGGAGCGGGTGAGCCAATCCATGGCGTTCGAGAACCAGCCGGTCAGTACGGAGCGCCTCAAGACCCTGATGGGGATTCCGAACGCCAAAGCGAGTTAGGCTCGACGCGTCATTTCGATACAGCCGAAGGCCGCCTCTCCTATTCGGAACTCTCCGAACGTCTTGCCGTGCCGCTCGTTGCGATCTACGACGAAATTCTGCAAACCAAGCCCGATCAGATCGTCATCTCGCCGGAATGGCTGTGTGTGCGTCATCAACGGCTGGCTAGTCATTTGTTTCCGGATTGGGCCGGGCGCTTCCGGGATGTGAATGTGCAAGTCGGCGTTCATACGCCGCCGCCGTTCTATGAAGTCCCGATCCACATGCGGCAGTTCTGTGACGATCTGGCCGAACGGTTGCGCCATGAGCCGGGGGCAACGCTTGGTGGATGCGCAGGGCTCCTGGCCTGGGCCGACTGGCGCTTCCAGTGGATTCACCCCTTCAAGGATTTCAATGGCCGCATCGGCCGCGTGTTGCTCGCCGCACTACTCTACAAGCTCGCCCTGCCTCACGTCGAAACCGCTCCCTCAGACCCGCACGCGCGGAGGCAGTACTTGGATGCTCTTCGGGCCGCAGACACACAGGCGTTCGATCAACTGGAGACCTTGTGGCTGCGACGCCTTGAGGGTGCTTTGTGAGGTCATAACCTGCCTTCTCAGCAGCCCGGAACCAGGATTGTTGTGAAGGTGCGGAGCATACCCAGTGCCATCCCCCTCGCTTGCGTAGTTCTTCCTTAATTTGCTCTCGCGATCTGTCCATGACCATTCGCATCGCAGTGGCCACGTGGCTCGCTCCGTCCTATCTCCCTATTTCCTGGCGGACATTCCAAAACGCGATATGCTGGCAGCAGCCTATGTTGCTCGTCAGACGAATCGCTTCCATTCTGTTTGGATTCGTTCCCCTCGTACTCATCGCGGTGGGGGTGGCATCGGTCCTATGGGAAGTGCAGGCTCATGATCCGTCGATGTTCTCGGTTCAGGGTGAGAAGCACCTTGCCCACGCATTCATGTTCGCTGGTGCGGGCTGCATCGGACTGTTCGGCTGCCATCGACTGTGGCGGGCTAATGGGAGCTGGAGGTGGGTTCTCGTGCCAGCGGCGGTGATGATCTTTGCTGTGGTCTTTCCAAATATGGAACGCTGGCCACATGGAACACCGGTGGAGCGGGCGTCGTTCAGCGCGCTGCAAAGGTTGAGCGCGTTCGCCGGTTCAGCGACTCAACTCGCCCGGGAACAGGGAGAATTTGTCTGTGACAGATCCGCAACGCTCTCCGCCTCGTCTCTGTTTGCTCGACAAGGTCAGGCGCTTTCCTATGTGATCCACTGTGTGCCCGATGCGACCGGGCCGACACTCGGTACGCCTCCCGAACGACCCGGCACCCTCGTCTTTGCCGTCAGCCCGGATCGGACACAGGCCTGGTTCACGGCCACGGTGTTGACTCACAGCACCGGCCGGCAGGCATCCTGGTTGACGCGCCAAGGCCAGCCTTTCGTCATTGCCGCACAGTTACAATCCAAATCCTAGCCCTACGTATGTGGCTGGTTTGCCTTCGTTGAACCAAAGTCTCGGTGCTCCGCTCTTCGCTCCGGTGAAGGCTGTCGCAGGAATACTGGTGAAAGCGATGTGAGAGCTGCGGCGGAGGCTGAGGCTTCCGCACCGCTTAGAATCGAACGCCTAGTGAGACTAGGGCGAAGTTGTACCAACCGAAGGCATACAAGTCGTTATCCACTCCGCCTTCGAACACACGGTACCCTGCGGACATGAACCAGTGGTCGGTGAGATCGTACCGGACCTTCACTGCCGCGTCGATGGCGCGACCCTGCGTGCTGACGAGACCGTCGAAGTCCAGGAGCGCCGTCCAGCGCGGGGCGATGTCGAATTCCAGGCTGCTGCTGAGCAGGGGCACGAATCCCACATTGCTGTCTGAGGCCAGCACGCCCTGCTGGCGGAGTTCCACCCGCGCATCGCGAATAAAGGCGGTGGCACCGATACGCCAACGCCAGCGTTCCGTTTCGTGGACCAGGTATCGATAGGTGAGGCGGTAGGAGTCGAACTTGTACTCGGAGTCTATCGGGCTACCGGGGGTAAAGGTGCTGCCTGCGAAGCGAACCGGCTGTCCAAACGCTCCGGTCCCGGAAAATCCGAGCGGGGCGTACACGAAGCGGAGTGAATGCCGATGCGTCATGTTCCAGGTCAACTCGACGCGGCGCTGGGCTTCCGGACCATGGCCTTGGATATCGGTCAGCGCGAACCTCGTCCCTGCGCTGCTGTCGGGAATCTGAATCTGATTACGCGACTGCCAGACCGCCCCGGTTTCGAACTCCAGGGAGAAGGGCAACTCAGGAGGCGCGGCTTCTGCGACAGGGGACAGCGTGCTGAACATCGTGGTTATGACACAGAATAGGACGAGGATCGATGCCCGGTCGGCAGAGCGTCTGTTCAAGCAGTGCGGGAAGTCATTCGTCATTACGTACGACTGCTTCCCGTGAGTGTGCGCTGTCATTCAGAAACTCCTCCCTTAATATTCCATAAATCTCCACATCCACAAATCGGCCGAAGCGGATGTAATGCTCGCGCATGCGGCCTTCGTAGGTCATCCCGATTTTTCGTAAGACACGCCCAGAGGCCGGGTTGTTGTGAAAGTGCGGGGCATAGATGCGGTGGAGCGACAGGCGTGTGAAGCCATAGTCGATCACGGCACGAACCGCTTCGGTGCAGTAGCCCCGGTTCCAGTAGTCGGTGCCGAGCCAGTAACTCAGGCGTGCAAGCTGGTGCTCGCTGGCGATGTCCATCCCGATCGAACCGATGAGTTGTTCCTCTTCAGCGAGGACAATGGCAATCGTGATGGCGGTGCCTGCGGCGAACTGCTCCTGTTGTTGAGCGATCAATTGTGCGGCGGCTTCGACCTCAAAGGGGTGAGGGAGCAACGTGCCTGCGGCGACTTCTTTTGCCCCTGCCAGGCGCTGCACGGTATCGGCATCGGAGGGCTGGAATTGCCGGAGAATCAGCCGTTCAGTATGGAGTGTCGGACAGGCATCCATCACGGTGATCACAACATAGTATTCCGCCTAAAACAACTGCCGCGTCCGGCATCGACCTTGATGCACGTCATCGGAGCCTGTCCATTGACAGTGTTTCTTCATCCCGCCAGAATCCCGCTCGTCGAAACAGGACAGAGAAGTGCTTTGATCTTGCTTCCGGAATATCGACAGGTCGCAACGGAGAGGGGCAGATGATCATGGCGGCGTTTAATCCACTCACTGCGCTACGCTCTCCGCGGGAGACGTTGGATGGGTACATCATCCTCCCGCGCTTAATCGACAAGGTGCGCGCACAGGCACGAGGCGAGCTTCCGG from Nitrospira sp. ND1 includes the following:
- a CDS encoding multicopper oxidase family protein; the encoded protein is MALSRRDLMKWSVLTAAGLWVPGAGGRAWSHPSSSCPISDEAREIADRILGDFKSPCTRPFAVPMPVPPVQEPVAILNPSPAKDPSSDPREGRTLSHQQFEALFQDPQRPVTMYEVRQQEFLHSFHPDLPLQPVWGFNGHSPGPAYHARYGRPVILRNWNLLPEVSDKAPKDPAKAKAHEFGCHFVSTHLHNGHTAPESDGNPRNFWKNRSFYDQCYANQYAGYDLDPRVRDGFSAAGDPSEALGTLWYHDHMHDATAANVYKGLTGMFLLFDELDSGNELDPSPMALRLPSGEYDVPILLTDKVFDPADGLLYLDTTNTAGVVGDKVLVNGVIQPYFQVARRKYRFRFLNAGPSRFYQLFLSHGMTFTQISNDGNLLERPVERQTPTRLGAAERIDVIIDFSKAKMGDQICLENRLRHINGAKPADVESNGVPLLRFDVVRDAPDPSRVPEVLRKRPDVSHEVLRCQGKREFIFNRGNSMWTVNGRPYKDGQVVAHVQRNSAEIWTFKNGGGGWDHPIHVHHNEFLLLKRNGLPVADIEAGRKDVVRLDPGGEVELLMRFRDFVGQYPIHCHNVLHEDHAMMAMFEIQDKNDLPCPDKDGPTEDGERPGCHHGNGHGH
- a CDS encoding DUF4124 domain-containing protein, with protein sequence MSLSHSGLTLSVLFLLGVSTHVITAPDSRASIYTYTDEAGVQTFTNQLESVPEQYRNRLTSQELDRPPAASSAPPRAVAESPTRSADSRIVTASGEYRLGDHDTRTDGARLAVEAAKRDALEQVATYLERVTEVRDMNLTRDDIRSYTAGIVTVLEETITTRVENESIVIRAELTAEIDPHEVAQAIAALRENDSAMLELTVLRAETDRLQEQLDATNRALAAAPSAEEVQQLSRQRDDMLNDLQANALVSQAWTSWAYPTLGFYSYPWIAGPGINGLLLQAQRLSPRHRHLAQAQQTIAAQNGALVPAPAHAFNPTLRRSLLVPSPSMQSRHAPPLLNQQGLPAKVGDIVTIPTPRSIPPVMHRSAPQPQPYQLHPSHFWRPSPSNIHTAPSIPQQSPSVSSRPSGKYPGPGSGYSHSGGGHRSR
- a CDS encoding N-6 DNA methylase — translated: MSQAPLIIATLIDRFDQNRESYKSQSYNETQVRREFLDPLFEALGWDVANKQGHAEAYKDVIHEDAIKIGGNTKAPDYCFRIGGARKFFLEAKKPAVNVKEEIPPAYQIRRYAWSAKLPLSILTDFEEFAVYDCRTRPNPSDKPSAGRILYLTYRDYLTKWDAIASIFSKEAVLKGSFDKYAVTDRKRGTATVDAEFLKEIETWREALAKNLALRNPTLSVYELNFSVQRTIDRLIFLRIAEDRGIEPYAQLQALLNGQDIYGRLRYLYEQADDRYNSGLFHFQSEKGRAEAPDKLTPSLKIDDKTLKDIIGRLYYPNSPYEFSVFPTEILGQVYEQFLGKVIRLTSGHQAKIEEKPEVKKAGGVYYTPAYIVDYIVKQTVGVLCDGKTPKQIAKLTVLDPACGSGSFLLGAYRFLLNYHRDWYVKDGPEKHRKELFQASSGEWRLTTQEKKRILLNNIYGVDIDSQAVEVTKLSLSLKVLEGESDETLKRQLSFVHDRALPDLGQNIKCGNSLIGPDYFAGQLMPDDEEMRRVNPFDWKAEFSSIMKVGGFDAVIGNPPYVRVGNIDKLLLPYLYKKYEVAHRFDIYIVFVLKAYELLSAKGRLGFILPNKFFTADYGKSLRAFLASRKALETVVDFGDSQVFAGASTYTCLLFLGRESHGSVRYLTAQAGSLASENGEVGGVVVDQAKLGEDSWSFLTSSSSKLLERFKAFPSLDELCEIERGLETGCDEVFFLQVSSCDEAKDCLLVTSKATTRPFSIEKAMVRALVKGSADIRRYIIEDEGRALVFPYSWKEERPVLIEPASFAKGFPLAWKYLNENSTRLKGRGKSEWYAFRRRNYDLRDGVARIFVPSIGRRLSAALDSKGHFHFVGSGGGGGGSYGLVAKSHTGYSLLYILGALNSKLGDWFAKVANSRFGGGYYSFNRQYIEPIPIRPIDFKDSNDKASHDYLVALVQRMLELHQRLYDAKTPTDKGRLQRQIDAADQEIDRLVYDLYGLTEEEIKIVESASVASSSKVQENDGHESEVEPTDRPGTGRGASATVAGAAQYSGESGGGSPESPAGAGEPIHGVREPAGQYGAPQDPDGDSERQSELGSTRHFDTAEGRLSYSELSERLAVPLVAIYDEILQTKPDQIVISPEWLCVRHQRLASHLFPDWAGRFRDVNVQVGVHTPPPFYEVPIHMRQFCDDLAERLRHEPGATLGGCAGLLAWADWRFQWIHPFKDFNGRIGRVLLAALLYKLALPHVETAPSDPHARRQYLDALRAADTQAFDQLETLWLRRLEGAL
- a CDS encoding GNAT family N-acetyltransferase, which translates into the protein MITVMDACPTLHTERLILRQFQPSDADTVQRLAGAKEVAAGTLLPHPFEVEAAAQLIAQQQEQFAAGTAITIAIVLAEEEQLIGSIGMDIASEHQLARLSYWLGTDYWNRGYCTEAVRAVIDYGFTRLSLHRIYAPHFHNNPASGRVLRKIGMTYEGRMREHYIRFGRFVDVEIYGILREEFLNDSAHSREAVVRNDE